One stretch of Elstera cyanobacteriorum DNA includes these proteins:
- a CDS encoding winged helix-turn-helix domain-containing protein yields the protein MGGAPLWIVEPDPLVRPILAAAVEGVTAVAIEMVEALPNAAPPAGALILSLRPGELWPDWAAALPTVAMVTKGDTRPWPPGWEVLEKPLHPALLRAALLRVLEAAPIQDSLPIAGGGLHLTRRLLSGPGGEVRLTEKEAALLRHLLTASAPVPRAALLAEIWGYHSDTPTRTVETHVYRLRRKIEALGLPLVIEATGDGYGARGG from the coding sequence ATGGGGGGCGCGCCGCTCTGGATCGTCGAACCTGACCCCCTCGTGCGCCCGATCCTGGCGGCGGCGGTGGAAGGGGTGACGGCGGTGGCGATCGAGATGGTGGAGGCTCTGCCCAACGCGGCGCCGCCCGCCGGGGCGCTCATTCTCTCGCTCCGGCCCGGTGAACTATGGCCGGACTGGGCGGCGGCGCTGCCGACGGTCGCGATGGTGACGAAGGGTGATACTCGCCCCTGGCCGCCGGGGTGGGAGGTTTTGGAAAAGCCCCTGCATCCGGCCCTCTTGCGCGCCGCGCTTCTCCGCGTCCTTGAGGCGGCACCAATACAGGACAGCCTGCCGATTGCGGGGGGCGGCCTGCACCTGACCCGGCGGCTGCTGAGCGGTCCCGGCGGCGAAGTGCGGTTGACGGAGAAGGAAGCGGCACTGTTGCGCCATTTGTTGACGGCGTCCGCGCCGGTCCCTCGGGCCGCTCTGCTGGCCGAAATCTGGGGGTACCACAGCGACACGCCGACCCGCACGGTGGAAACCCATGTCTATCGGTTGCGGCGGAAAATCGAAGCGCTGGGGTTGCCCTTGGTCATCGAAGCGACCGGCGACGGCTACGGCGCGCGCGGGGGATAG
- a CDS encoding YggS family pyridoxal phosphate-dependent enzyme: MSGIAEALAEVRQQIAGAAEAAGREAAGVTLVAVSKTHGADAVAEAIAAGQRVFGENRVQEAQEKFPDLKAAHPDLELHLIGPLQTNKVKQAVALFDVIETVDRESLADALAKEIAKAGRRPACLIQVNTGEEEQKAGIPPREALAFIERARTVHHLPVTGLMCIPPVDEEPALHFAFLRELALKAGLTTLSMGMSGDYPTAVRFGATHVRVGTAIFGRRG; the protein is encoded by the coding sequence ATGAGCGGAATTGCCGAGGCGTTGGCCGAGGTGCGGCAGCAGATCGCCGGGGCGGCGGAGGCGGCGGGGCGAGAGGCGGCCGGGGTTACCTTGGTCGCGGTCTCCAAAACCCACGGTGCCGATGCGGTCGCCGAGGCTATCGCCGCCGGTCAGCGGGTGTTTGGCGAAAATCGGGTGCAGGAAGCGCAGGAAAAATTCCCCGACCTCAAGGCAGCCCACCCCGACTTAGAACTGCATCTCATCGGCCCGTTGCAGACCAATAAGGTCAAACAGGCGGTGGCGCTGTTCGATGTGATCGAAACGGTGGATCGTGAGAGTCTGGCTGACGCCCTGGCCAAGGAAATTGCCAAGGCCGGGCGGCGGCCCGCCTGCCTTATCCAAGTGAATACCGGCGAGGAAGAGCAGAAGGCGGGCATCCCCCCGCGCGAAGCGCTCGCCTTCATCGAGCGTGCCCGCACGGTCCATCATCTGCCGGTGACGGGCCTGATGTGCATCCCGCCCGTCGATGAGGAACCAGCGCTACATTTCGCGTTCCTGCGGGAATTAGCGCTGAAGGCTGGGCTAACGACCCTGTCGATGGGCATGAGCGGCGACTACCCAACGGCAGTGCGCTTTGGGGCTACCCATGTGCGCGTCGGGACGGCCATTTTCGGGCGGCGGGGGTAA
- a CDS encoding DUF3576 domain-containing protein produces the protein MRAVSLIGILLLGSVLTACGGLPKGEQNYPKTEDERDAERFGKVTGEDGIVLFGARTLPRGAEGGTGIGVNTYLWRASLDALSFMPLASADPFGGVIITDWYSPPQNPNERVKVTLYVLDRDLRADGVRAAVFRQVQNGANWQDAAVDPRTGTDLEDAILTRARQMRIAAQNRK, from the coding sequence ATGCGTGCCGTTTCCCTGATTGGTATACTGCTGCTGGGCAGCGTGTTGACGGCCTGCGGGGGCCTGCCCAAGGGCGAACAAAATTATCCCAAGACCGAGGATGAGCGCGATGCCGAGCGCTTCGGCAAGGTGACCGGCGAGGATGGGATCGTCCTCTTTGGTGCCCGGACGCTGCCGCGGGGGGCCGAAGGCGGCACGGGCATTGGGGTAAATACCTATCTGTGGCGCGCTTCGCTGGATGCCTTGTCGTTCATGCCGCTGGCCTCCGCCGATCCTTTTGGCGGCGTCATCATCACCGATTGGTACAGCCCGCCGCAAAACCCGAACGAACGGGTGAAGGTTACGCTCTACGTCCTCGACCGCGACCTGCGTGCCGATGGGGTCCGCGCTGCCGTGTTCCGTCAGGTGCAGAATGGCGCCAATTGGCAGGATGCCGCCGTCGATCCGCGCACCGGCACCGATCTTGAGGACGCGATCCTGACCCGCGCCCGCCAGATGCGCATCGCCGCCCAGAACCGCAAATAG